The Coriobacteriia bacterium region TGATGACCGCGATGTCGTTGATGGCGTCGCGACCTACGATGCGTGCGGGCACGTTCTCCACGCCGAGCTGCACGAGGACCTCGTCCTGGGGCGTGACGAGGTCGCTCTGGGTGACCACGTGGTTGTTGGTGACGATGTAGCCGTCCTCGCTGATGATCACGCCGCTGCCGGTGGACTCGGGCGAGGAGGTCGCGTAGCCGGTGTTCGGATCCACGAGCTCGGCGCCCGAGATGATGGAGACGACCGAGGGTGCGGCTGCGTCGGCGGCAGTTCGGGCGAAGTCGGCGCTCACCGCGCCGGCGGGCATACCTGTCGAAGCGTCGCCGCCGCTGAACGCGCCAAAGATCGCAAGGATGAGCGACAGGAAGATCGCCGAGGCGAGACCGCCGCCGATGGCGGCGAGCACGACCGGCAGGACGATGCTTCGCTGGTTCGGCTGACCGGTTGCGGGATCGTACGCCATATCCTCACGTCCTCCTTCGTGGCGGTCCGCCAAGTGCGCGCTGGCCGACCGGTGGCATCGGGCAGCGGTTACTCGTCGGCGGAGCCTATGTCCGAGACGTACCAACCCTCGTCACCCACGACGAGGAGCGCGCCGACGTTTTCGGTGGTCCCGTCGGACCAGTACATCGTGAAGAGCACCACCGCGCTCCCGTCTTCCTGGATCTCGGCGCCGAGGAACTCCCAGTCGGTGTACTCGCCGGTGAGTTCGCTCAAGTCGTAGTCGTAAAGTGGCGTGGTCGTGAAGGTGTACGCGTCGTCGATGCGTCCCTCCATGATCGCGAGCAGCATTTCGTTCACCGTCCACGCCGCGGCCTCCTCGGCCGTGAGCGCAGTCGTGTCTGTCGCCGGCTCATCGGCACCCTCTTCGATGGCCACCTGGGTCATGTCGACGGTGTAGACGTCGGTTGCGAACCATTCTCCGTTGCGGCTCTCGAGGATCACGCCCTTGTCGTACGTGGCCTCGTCGGGCGTGATGTAGTACTCCTCGTAGCCGTCCTCCATGGTGATCTCGACGTACCACCAGTCCTCGCCGCGGTAGTACTGATCGGCGACATCGGTCAGGGCATCCATGGATGATTCAAAGCCCTGCTCCTCGCTGATCTCGATCCGACCGCGCTCGCCCTCCTGCTCGACCACGATCGAGTTCTCATCGTCGGTCGTGGTCTCGTCGTCGGGGATGAAGAAGAGCGTGACGCAGCACCCGAGGATGCACAGCAGTATCACGCCGGCCACGATTGCGATGATCATTCCGGTCTTCTTCTTGGGTGGTGTGGCTGGTGGCGCCGAGTAGGTGGGCTGTGCGGACGGCGCCTGCTGCTGATAGGTGGGCTGTGAGGACGGCGTCTGCTGGTAGGCAGGTTGCTCGTTGGCGGGCTGCTGCTGGTAGCCCGAGGTGGGCGGGGCCACGGGCGTGGCCGAGTACTGCTCGTGGGGGATCGCCGTCGTCTGCACGTAGGGCGACTCCGGCACCCTTGAGGTCGGCGCGGGTTCTTCCAAGACGCCCTGCACGGCCTCATCCGGGCCGGGTTCCGGCGCGGCGGGAACCTCTCCCGTTGTGAGGTGGACACCGCAGTCTCCGCAGAACTCCTTGTCCTCAGGGTTCGCGGCACCACATGCGGGACAGATCATTGCGTCTCCTCCCCCGTGCTCGGACTATGTAGAGCGTATCCCCGTAAGCGGGGGTCGTCCAGGCGGCGCAGCGGCCTGGACCCGCTACTTCGCGATCTCGGCGAAGTGCGCCTCGTAGCGCCCGCCTCCGGCCTCGGCGAACGTCTCGTACGGCGGGATCTCGTACACGCGCAGCCGGTTGTCGAGGAAGTCGCTGAAGATGAGCAGCTTCCCGTCGTCGGAGACATCGAGCGCGGTGGGCTGGTTGCCCGCGATGAGCGCGTCGAGCGGCGCGCCGGTGGCCGCGTCGAAGACCAGGATCGAGCCCCACTCGGGGCCGGGGATGTAGTAGCTCTTCTCGTTGTTCTCGCCGCGGCAGCTCACGAACAGCATCGTGCCGTCGGGCGTGAGGTCGATCGTGTTGGGCTTCTCGTCCACGTCCACGAACTTGGTGGTGGCTCCGGTCTTCATGTCGTGCACCCAGATGAGGTCCTGCGACATGTCCGAGATGAACAGGCGTCCGTTCTTCTCGTCGGCCACGATGTGCCTGAGCGCACCACCCTCGGTGAACAGGACTTCTTTGGTGTACGTGGCGAGGTTGATCCGCTCAAGATCTCCCGAATCGAAGCCGGCCACGTACAGCCACGTGCCGTCGTCGGTGGCATACATGCCGCGCGGCGTGTTCGAGACGCCGATCCGCTTCACGAGCTTCCCGGTAGCCAGGTCGATGATCGACACGTCGTCGCCGGACCAGTTTGATGCGTACAACGTCTTCTCATCGGGGGAGAGCTCGACCCATTTCGTCCATGTGCTGCCGGAGTCGAACTCGCGCACCACCTGTCGCGTCTTCACGTCGATCTCGAAGCACTTGGCGGTCTCCATCTGGCTGGTGTAGGCGAGCGTCCCCGCCTCGTTGAAGATGACTTCCACCGCGCCGTACTCGCCGATGTCCACTCCGCCAAGCAGTTCCCCGGTGCGCGGGTCGAAGATCTGGATGGACGGGGGGCCGTCTAAGATGCTCGTCCACGCCTCGCTGCCGTCGTGCGTGACCGAGACGCCCTTCGGCGCGCCGAGTGTGGTGATGAGGCCGAGGCCGTGCAGCACCTGGCCTTCGGGGTCGAGGTAGTACTCGAGCGCGAGTGGCGCGTCGATCGAGTACTCGCGCGTGAAGGTGTTGTAGCCAGCCATCTCGATGGTGAGCGTGACGGTTCCCGACAGTACCTCGGCGTTGAACGGGGCCGTTCCGCTCAGTGCCTTCCCGCTGGCAGGTTTGATGGTGACCTTCGCGCCCCCGGGATGCGTGGTCACCGTCACCGCCTGTGGCAGAGGCTCGAGGTCGTAGTCGAGCTTCGACTTACGAAGGCGCTTGAGCTCGACGGTGGTGCCCACCGGCTCGTAGCCCGTGCGCTCGATCTGGACCGAGTACATGCCGGGCTCGAGGTCCTCCACTTCCAGCGTCCCAGTGCCCACCACCGAGCCATCGAAAAGGATCATCGCATCGCTGGGTGCCGCGGTGATGATCGCCGAGGCGGGGCGGGTGAAGAGGAACGCGGCGAGGCCGATCGCCGCGAGTGCTGCGACGACGAGCCCAAGACGCGTGAGCGGTGACACGCGAGAGGATGTCCGACGGGGGCCGCGACCGCCGCGCTGACGGTGGCCGCGCGGAGCCACGAACTGCGGCTTGTCCTGCCGACGGGGGTTCGCAACGTGAGCCGCGCTTCGCCCCGCGACAGTACGGGCCGGGTCGATCGTCCCGTACTTGCCGTGGAAGGACTTGCTCGATCCTCGTTTGCGGCTCCGGTACTGCTCCATGAGCACCCCCGGCAGCCATACTACTTGAGTTCGAACACCACCGTCACGGATGCGGTGATGTCCAGCTGGCCGGGCTCTATGGCAACCGATCCTGCCGCATCCATCGACTCGGCGGCAGCGCGGTAGTAGATGGGTGTGCTGAGGCCGGTCTCACTCACGCTGATGATCTCGCCCAGGTTCTTGCCCGCGGCCTTCGCCATCACTTCGGCGCGCTCGCGCGCATCGGCGATTGCGAGCTCGATCGCCTCGTTGCGGACGTCGGCGTCGTCATCGAGCATGAACGAGGGGCCGCCGATCTCGTTGGCGCCCGCCTCGCTTGCCGCGCCGATCACGTCGCCGATCTTCTCGATGTCGCGGATCTTCGCGCGCACCTGGATGCTTGCGCGGTAGCCGGTGATCACGGGCGTGTCGCCGGTGTACGACTGCTCGGGGTAGACGCTCACGTTGGCGGTCTGGATGTCCTCGGATGCGACCCCGGCGCCTTTCACGGCTGCCGCGACCCCCTCGGCGATGGCGTTGGCCTTCGAGAGCGCGTCCGACGCCTCGTCGGACTGGACGGTCACGCCGAAGTACATCTCGGCCACGTCCGGTGCGGCGACGCTCTCGCCCGAGCCGCTCGCCGTGACCGTGTACAACGGCGCAGCGCCATCGGTGGTCACGACCTTCGTCTGACAACCGCCGAGCGCAAGGACGCTCAGTGCCAGCGCCGCAGCGATGATGAGCTTGGTGTTCATGGCTGCTCCTTTCGGACGGAGCGGTCGTACCCGCGCCCGCCTCCCGGGTGTGTCTTACCCGTTGGACGGGGTCACGCCACGGATGGTTCGCCGAAGTGTGCAGCATGACAGAAGCAGGTCGCGTGGCGCGTGCGTCGAATGACGGTTCAGTACGACCCAAACCCGCTCGGCACGCCCGGCCAGTGGTACGTAATGGACCTTGATCTCAGCGGTATCCAGACGGCGCAGGGTGGCGGCAACCCGTCGGAGTACCTCCAGTACATGAAGGCGTACTCCACGGTCGAGCAACTCGATGACGCGAGCGTCAACGGCGTGGACTGTGAGCACTACTTCCTCACGATCGACACCACGAAGCTTGCCGACATGGCCGTGGAGAACTACAAGACCCTCGCCGAACAGATGCCCGCGGGTGCCGCCGAGCCGGACGAAGAGGCGCTCCGAGCGATGTACGAAGGCGCGACCATGACGGTCGACATCTACATCTCCAAGGAAGATGGCATGCCGCGCCGCCAGGAGATGTGGATGGATTTCAGCGGTGATCTCGATGCGACGATGGAGATCACGCTCGACCTGTTCGACTTCAACCAGCCGGTCGAGATCACGGCGCCCGATGGTGCGGTGCCCCTGCCCGAGCTTGACTCGGGAGTCTGACTCGAACGTCAGCGCATATAACGAAGGGCCCTGCCGATGGCGGGGCCCTTCGTGTAAGTCTTCGTGGCGCGCCCTGCAGGATTCGAACCTGCGACCTTCTGATTCGTAGTCAGACGCTCTATCCAGCTGAGCTAAGGGCGCGTGTGTGCGCGAGGCTTCAGTATCCTGCCTGGTCGCACGTTAGTTGTCAAATGGCGGAGAGTGAGGGATTCGAACCCTCGAAGGGGCTATTAGCCCCTTACTCGCTTAGCAGGCGAGCGCC contains the following coding sequences:
- a CDS encoding PEGA domain-containing protein encodes the protein MEQYRSRKRGSSKSFHGKYGTIDPARTVAGRSAAHVANPRRQDKPQFVAPRGHRQRGGRGPRRTSSRVSPLTRLGLVVAALAAIGLAAFLFTRPASAIITAAPSDAMILFDGSVVGTGTLEVEDLEPGMYSVQIERTGYEPVGTTVELKRLRKSKLDYDLEPLPQAVTVTTHPGGAKVTIKPASGKALSGTAPFNAEVLSGTVTLTIEMAGYNTFTREYSIDAPLALEYYLDPEGQVLHGLGLITTLGAPKGVSVTHDGSEAWTSILDGPPSIQIFDPRTGELLGGVDIGEYGAVEVIFNEAGTLAYTSQMETAKCFEIDVKTRQVVREFDSGSTWTKWVELSPDEKTLYASNWSGDDVSIIDLATGKLVKRIGVSNTPRGMYATDDGTWLYVAGFDSGDLERINLATYTKEVLFTEGGALRHIVADEKNGRLFISDMSQDLIWVHDMKTGATTKFVDVDEKPNTIDLTPDGTMLFVSCRGENNEKSYYIPGPEWGSILVFDAATGAPLDALIAGNQPTALDVSDDGKLLIFSDFLDNRLRVYEIPPYETFAEAGGGRYEAHFAEIAK
- a CDS encoding SIMPL domain-containing protein (The SIMPL domain is named for its presence in mouse protein SIMPL (signalling molecule that associates with mouse pelle-like kinase). Bacterial member BP26, from Brucella, was shown to assemble into a channel-like structure, while YggE from E. coli has been associated with resistance to oxidative stress.), whose translation is MNTKLIIAAALALSVLALGGCQTKVVTTDGAAPLYTVTASGSGESVAAPDVAEMYFGVTVQSDEASDALSKANAIAEGVAAAVKGAGVASEDIQTANVSVYPEQSYTGDTPVITGYRASIQVRAKIRDIEKIGDVIGAASEAGANEIGGPSFMLDDDADVRNEAIELAIADARERAEVMAKAAGKNLGEIISVSETGLSTPIYYRAAAESMDAAGSVAIEPGQLDITASVTVVFELK